One genomic window of Solanum dulcamara chromosome 12, daSolDulc1.2, whole genome shotgun sequence includes the following:
- the LOC129876930 gene encoding GDSL esterase/lipase WDL1-like translates to MDNIKIGPSRPLFVLFGSSIVQLSYYFDGWGATLTGLYARKADISVRGYIGWNSRMALQVLHKVFPQNDKIQPSLVILYFGGNDSTDPDVPNSPNVPLDEYVENMRKIIFHIKGLSENTRLIMLSAPAVNEQQIIEFYGSNMGRTNERARIYSKVGIKLAHEVNVKVIDIWSALHDRPEVFWDGMHLTKEGSEIVFNKIKEVIKEAEWEPTLDWDKMPDEFDEIKPNDLYLEKLMDGINKMVGISGSRELKSE, encoded by the exons ATGGATAACATAAAGATAGGACCAAGTCGTCCATTGTTCGTTCTCTTTGGTTCATCAATAGTGCAGCTaagttattattttgatggcTGGGGAGCAACCCTCACTGGGCTTTATGCTCGTAAG GCCGATATATCGGTTCGTGGATATATTGGTTGGAACTCAAGAATGGCTCTTCAAGTTTTGCACAAAGTTTTCCCACAG AATGATAAAATTCAGCCTTCTCTAGTCATACTTTATTTTGGTGGAAATGATTCAACTGATCCTGATGTTCCTAACAGCCCTAATGTTCCTCTTGATGAATATgttgaaaatatgagaaaaattatatttcatatcAAG GGCCTTTCAGAAAACACTCGTCTAATTATGCTAAGCGCTCCTGCGGTGAATGAGCaacaaattattgaattttatgG GTCTAATATGGGTAGAACAAATGAGAGAGCTCGCATATACTCAAAAGTTGGTATCAAATTGGCCCATGAAGTAAACGTGAAGGTTATTGATATTTGGTCAGCGCTCCATGACCGTCCTGAGGTCTTTtg GGATGGAATGCATTTAACAAAAGAAGGAAGTGAGATTGTGTTCAATAAAATCAAGGAGGTAATCAAAGAGGCAGAGTGGGAGCCAACCCTAGATTGGGACAAAATGCCTGATGAGTTTGATGAGATTAAGCCTAATGATTTGTACCTTGAGAAGCTGATGGATGGTATAAATAAAATGGTGGGGATTTCTGGTTCTCGTGAACTTAAATCAGAGTAG